A genomic stretch from Vulpes lagopus strain Blue_001 chromosome 11, ASM1834538v1, whole genome shotgun sequence includes:
- the CPT1A gene encoding carnitine O-palmitoyltransferase 1, liver isoform: MAEAHQAVAFQFTVTPDGIDLRLSHEALKQIYLSGLHSWKKKFIRFKNGIITGVYPASPSSWLIVVVGVMSTMYAKIDPSLGIIAKINRTLDTTGYMSSQTKNVVSGILFGTGLWVALIITMRYSLKVLLSYHGWMFAQHGKMSRATKIWMSMVKIFSGRKPMLYSFQTSLPRLPVPAVQDTVNRYLESVKPLMKESDFKRMTVLAQDFAVSLGPKLQWYLKLKSWWATNYVSDWWEEYIYLRGRGPLMVNSNYYAMDLLYVLPTSIQAARAGNAIHAILLYRRRLDREEIKPIFLLGSTVPLCSAQWERMFNTSRIPGEETDTIQHIRDSKHIVVFHKGRYFKVWLYHDGRLLKPREIEQQMQRILDDPSEPQPGEAKLAALTAGERVPWAKCRQAYFGRGKNKQSLDAVEKAAFFVTLDETEQGYRKEDPDASMDSYAKSLLHGRCFDRWFDKSFTFIVFKNGKMGMNTEHSWADAPIVGHLWEYVLATDCFQLSYAEDGHCKGDPNPNIPYPTRLQWDIPEECQEVIETALSSATLLANDVDFHSFPFHTFGKGLIKKCRTSPDAFVQLALQLAHYKDMGKFCLTYEASMTRLFREGRTETVRSCTTESCNFVLAMVDPTQTVEQRLQLFQIASEKHQHLYRLAMTGSGIDRHLFCLYVVSKYLAVDSPFLKEVLSEPWRLSTSQTPQQQVELFDLERNPEYVSSGGGFGPVADDGYGVSYILVGENLINFHISSKFSSPETDSHRFGKYLKQAMSDIISLFGFSSNSKK, translated from the exons ATGGCGGAAGCTCACCAAGCCGTGGCCTTCCAGTTCACTGTCACCCCAGACGGTATCGACCTGCGGCTGAGCCATGAAGCTCTTAAGCAAATCTATTTGTCTGGACTGCATTCCTGGAAGAAGAAGTTCATCAGATTCAAG AATGGCATCATCACTGGCGTGTACCCGGCGAGCCCCTCCAGTTGGCTCATCGTGGTGGTGGGTGTTATGTCAACCATGTATGCCAAGATCGACCCCTCGCTGGGAATAATTGCAAAAATCAATCGGACCCTTGACACTAC TGGCTACATGTCCAGCCAGACAAAGAACGTGGTCAGCGGCATCCTCTTCGGCACGGGCCTGTGGGTGGCCCTCATCATCACCATGCGCTACTCCCTCAAAGTGCTGCTCTCGTACCACGGCTGGATGTTCGCCCAGCATGGCAAGATGAGCCGCGCCACCAAGATCTGGATG agtatggTCAAGATCTTTTCCGGCCGAAAACCTATGTTATACAGCTTCCAGACGTCGCTGCCACGCCTGCCAGTCCCGGCCGTTCAGGACACTGTGAACAGG TATCTGGAATCGGTGAAGCCTCTGATGAAGGAATCAGACTTTAAACGGATGACGGTCCTTGCTCAAGATTTTGCTGTCAGCCTCGGACCGAAGTTGCAGTGGTATCTGAAGTTAAAGTCCTGGTGGGCCACAAACTAT GTGAGCGACTGGTGGGAAGAGTACATCTACCTGCGGGGACGAGGGCCACTGATGGTGAACAGCAACTATTATGCCATG GACTTGCTGTACGTCTTACCCACTTCGATTCAGGCAGCGAGAGCGGGCAACGCCATCCATGCCATTCTGCTCTATAGACGGAGGCTGGACCGGGAAGAGATCAAGCCG ATATTTCTTTTGGGATCCACAgttcctctgtgctctgctcagtgggagcgaATGTTTAATACCTCGCGGATCCCAGGAGAGGAGACGG ACACCATCCAGCACATCAGAGACAGCAAGCACATCGTCGTGTTCCACAAAGGGCGGTACTTCAAGGTCTGGCTCTACCACGACGGCCGGCTCTTGAAGCCCCGGGAAATTGAGCAGCAGATGCAGAGGATTCTGGACGACCCGTCGGAGCCTCAGCCTGGGGAGGCCAAGCTGGCAGCCCTCACTGCGGGAGAAAG AGTACCCTGGGCCAAGTGTCGCCAAGCCTATTTTGGACGTGGGAAAAACAAGCAGTCCCTTGACGCTGTGGAAAAAGCAGCATTTTTCGTGACACTAGACGAAACAGAACAAGGGTATAGGAAGGAAGACCCAGATGCATCGATGGATAGCTATGCCAAGTCTCTCCTTCATGGCAGGTGTTTTGACAG GTGGTTCGATAAATCTTTCACGTTCATTGTCTTCAAAAATGGGAAGATGGGCATGAACACAGAGCACTCCTGGGCTGATGCGCCCATTGTCGGGCACCTGTGGGAG TATGTCCTAGCCACTGACTGCTTTCAGCTGAGCTATGCAGAGGATGGCCACTGCAAGGGCGACCCCAACCCGAACATTCCATACCCCACCCGGCTGCAGTGGGACATCCCAGAGGAA TGTCAAGAGGTGATAGAGACTGCCCTGAGCAGTGCAACCCTGCTGGCGAATGATGTGGATttccattctttccctttccacACCTTCGGCAAAGGGCTGATCAAGAAGTGCCGGACAAGCCCGGATGCCTTTGTCCAGCTTGCTCTCCAGCTGGCACACTACAAG GACATGGGCAAATTTTGCCTCACGTACGAGGCCTCCATGACCCGGCTCTTCCGCGAAGGGAGGACGGAGACTGTGCGTTCCTGTACCACTGAGTCATGCAACTTTGTGCTCGCCATGGTGGACCCCACCCAGACG GTGGAGCAGAGACTCCAGTTGTTCCAGATTGCATCCGAGAAGCATCAACATCTGTACCGCCTCGCCATGACTGGCTCTGGGATCGACCGCCACCTCTTCTGTCTTTATGTGGTTTCCAAATACCTGGCCGTCGATTCCCCCTTCCTGAAGGAA GTCTTATCAGAGCCTTGGAGATTATCGACCAGCCAAACTCCTCAGCAGCAGGTGGAGCTGTTTGATTTGGAGAGGAATCCAGAGTATGTGTCCAGCGGAGGGGGCTTTGGGCCG GTTGCTGATGATGGTTATGGTGTATCGTACATCCTTGTGGGAGAGAACCTCATCAATTTCCATATATCTTCTAAGTTTTCCAGCCCTGAGACC gacTCTCATCGCTTCGGGAAGTACCTGAAACAGGCCATGAGTGACATCATCAGTTTATTTGGGTTCAGCTCCAACTCCAAAAAGTAA